The following coding sequences lie in one candidate division WOR-3 bacterium genomic window:
- the tsf gene encoding translation elongation factor Ts: MSSEIDISLIKELRAKTNAGVLDCKNALIESGGDIEKAINILRKKGIKEASKKMGRFAKEGILYAYVHPGNKLLGVVELGCETDFVARTDEFQNLAKEIAMQVVACNPIAVDRESIPEEVLKEERAIYEEQVKGMNKPPQVQEKIIENKLEKFYSEVVLLEQPYFRDPSITVGDLIKEKISVIGENIVVRRFQRFQVGEESKV; the protein is encoded by the coding sequence GTGTCTTCTGAAATTGATATTTCTTTAATTAAAGAGTTAAGGGCAAAGACAAATGCGGGGGTTTTAGATTGTAAGAACGCTTTAATTGAATCTGGAGGTGATATAGAAAAAGCTATTAATATTTTGAGAAAGAAAGGGATAAAAGAAGCCTCTAAAAAAATGGGGAGATTTGCAAAAGAAGGTATCTTATATGCTTATGTTCATCCCGGAAATAAGCTTTTGGGTGTTGTTGAACTTGGATGTGAGACTGATTTTGTAGCAAGAACAGATGAATTTCAAAATCTTGCGAAAGAGATTGCAATGCAAGTTGTAGCTTGCAATCCAATCGCGGTAGATAGAGAATCAATTCCTGAAGAGGTTCTAAAGGAAGAAAGAGCAATATATGAAGAACAGGTTAAGGGAATGAATAAGCCACCTCAAGTTCAAGAGAAAATAATTGAAAATAAGCTTGAGAAATTTTATAGTGAAGTTGTCCTTTTAGAACAACCCTATTTTAGAGATCCGTCAATAACGGTGGGTGATTTGATAAAGGAGAAAATTTCAGTTATAGGTGAAAATATTGTAGTAAGAAGATTTCAAAGGTTCCAGGTTGGAGAAGAATCCAAAGTATAA
- the rpsB gene encoding 30S ribosomal protein S2, whose product MAILQFKDLLEARAHFGHKKQNWNPKMQPYIYKQKNGLHIIDLRKSVELLKEAYKAVTEIAARGGKFLFVGTKKQAQSIIEEAAKRVGASYVKDRWVGGTLTNFNVIRRSIEKYNKLCEEIEAESFKELPQKIQSRMLRQQVKMRKYFDGIKNMESLPDLLYVVDVTQEENAVKEANLLEIPVVAIVDTNSDPETVDYPIPANDDAIESIRLITSVIETAIAEGRKHFEEEEQLRKKEELEEVKEEGKE is encoded by the coding sequence GTGGCGATTTTACAATTCAAAGACCTTTTGGAAGCAAGAGCGCATTTTGGGCATAAAAAACAGAATTGGAATCCTAAGATGCAGCCTTACATATATAAGCAGAAAAATGGATTACACATAATTGATCTTAGAAAATCTGTTGAGTTATTGAAAGAAGCTTATAAAGCTGTAACTGAGATTGCCGCAAGAGGAGGTAAGTTTCTTTTTGTAGGAACAAAAAAACAGGCTCAGAGTATAATAGAAGAAGCGGCAAAGAGAGTTGGGGCTTCTTATGTTAAAGACCGATGGGTTGGGGGAACTTTGACAAATTTTAACGTAATAAGAAGAAGTATTGAAAAGTATAACAAACTTTGTGAGGAGATAGAAGCGGAAAGCTTTAAAGAGTTACCTCAAAAAATCCAAAGTAGAATGTTGAGACAACAGGTAAAAATGAGGAAATACTTTGATGGAATAAAGAATATGGAAAGTCTTCCAGACTTATTATATGTGGTGGATGTAACCCAGGAGGAAAATGCGGTTAAAGAGGCTAATTTATTAGAAATTCCTGTTGTTGCAATAGTGGATACCAATTCTGATCCTGAGACTGTAGATTATCCAATTCCAGCTAATGATGATGCTATTGAATCAATTAGATTGATAACAAGTGTTATTGAAACAGCAATTGCAGAAGGAAGAAAACATTTTGAGGAGGAAGAGCAGCTTAGGAAAAAAGAGGAATTAGAGGAAGTAAAGGAAGAGGGAAAAGAATAA
- a CDS encoding phosphatidate cytidylyltransferase, whose translation MRSNSRELANRWITAILFIPALIIIAREGGIYFLILIELGIFLGVYEFCDILRGRGLTPYKSLAIVSSLLLGLNAYFHSHLFTVMTITALVIIVSTAELFRRKKEEAIFHLSGTVFGVIYVGWLFSHLILLSRMPLVLEPLCYNNVFGIKIRLGTSLALLPFVLTWTNDTMAFFIGRKFGKRKFFPSISPKKTWEGVIGGTFFAFIAGFIYRYLYAPYLSFFDCVILGTLVGIFAPIGDLVESMIKRDVKLKDTSTFIPGHGGFLDRFDSLLFTAPIIYYYLRFFAVK comes from the coding sequence ATTCGGAGCAATTCGAGAGAATTAGCTAACCGCTGGATAACAGCAATTCTTTTTATCCCTGCTCTTATCATCATAGCTAGGGAAGGGGGAATTTATTTTTTGATTCTTATTGAATTAGGGATTTTTTTAGGGGTGTATGAGTTCTGCGATATATTAAGAGGAAGAGGGCTCACCCCTTATAAATCTCTTGCAATAGTTTCTTCTCTTCTTTTGGGATTAAATGCATATTTTCATAGTCATCTATTTACAGTAATGACTATTACAGCTCTTGTTATTATTGTTTCTACTGCAGAGCTATTTAGAAGAAAGAAAGAAGAAGCTATTTTTCATCTTTCCGGAACAGTTTTTGGAGTTATTTATGTTGGATGGTTATTTAGCCATCTTATCCTTTTAAGCCGGATGCCATTGGTCTTAGAACCTTTATGTTATAATAATGTTTTTGGAATAAAAATAAGATTAGGGACAAGCCTTGCACTTCTTCCTTTTGTTTTAACTTGGACTAATGATACAATGGCTTTTTTTATTGGAAGAAAATTTGGAAAGAGAAAGTTTTTCCCTTCTATTTCTCCTAAGAAAACTTGGGAAGGAGTAATAGGAGGAACTTTTTTTGCTTTCATCGCAGGATTTATATATCGCTATCTTTATGCTCCCTATCTTTCCTTTTTTGATTGTGTTATTCTTGGAACTCTAGTTGGTATTTTCGCTCCTATAGGGGATTTGGTTGAGTCTATGATTAAAAGAGATGTTAAGCTTAAAGATACTTCTACTTTTATTCCTGGGCATGGTGGTTTTCTTGATAGATTTGATTCGTTACTTTTCACAGCCCCAATTATATATTATTATCTGCGTTTCTTTGCAGTAAAATGA
- the rpsI gene encoding 30S ribosomal protein S9 produces the protein MNELAIATGRRKDAVATARFFPGSGKIIINNKTLKEYLKVERLVHEVRKPLERVGMQNEFDIKVVAKGGGISGQAQAIRHSIAKGLVKINEEFKKPLKDAGFLTRDARIKERRKYGLRKARRAFQHSKR, from the coding sequence ATGAATGAACTTGCAATCGCAACTGGAAGAAGAAAAGATGCTGTTGCAACCGCTCGGTTTTTTCCGGGGAGTGGAAAGATTATAATTAATAATAAGACACTAAAGGAGTATCTAAAGGTAGAAAGATTGGTTCACGAAGTGCGAAAGCCTCTTGAAAGAGTTGGAATGCAAAATGAGTTTGATATTAAAGTTGTAGCAAAGGGCGGTGGGATTTCTGGACAGGCGCAAGCGATAAGACATTCAATTGCAAAAGGACTTGTTAAGATAAATGAGGAATTTAAGAAACCTTTGAAAGACGCTGGTTTTTTAACCAGAGATGCTCGTATTAAAGAAAGAAGAAAATATGGACTTAGAAAGGCAAGAAGAGCCTTCCAACATTCAAAGAGATAG
- the rplM gene encoding 50S ribosomal protein L13: protein MRTFLLKKEEIKRDWWLVDADNKILGRLASKVASILRGKHKPNFTPNIDNGDCVVVINADKIKLTGNKEEKKVYIKHTGYLGGLKEISFKKRKELAPESIIIEAVSGMLPKNKLRKRMIKRLKVYCGVKHPYESQNLKKLEVS, encoded by the coding sequence ATGAGAACTTTTCTTTTAAAGAAGGAAGAAATAAAAAGAGATTGGTGGCTTGTGGATGCCGATAATAAGATATTAGGAAGGTTAGCTTCAAAAGTCGCTAGTATATTAAGGGGTAAACATAAACCGAATTTTACCCCTAATATTGATAATGGAGATTGTGTTGTTGTGATAAATGCTGATAAAATAAAACTTACAGGAAATAAAGAAGAGAAAAAAGTGTATATAAAACATACAGGTTATCTTGGAGGTTTAAAAGAGATTTCTTTTAAGAAGAGAAAAGAATTGGCTCCAGAGAGTATAATAATAGAGGCAGTTTCAGGAATGTTACCTAAGAATAAGCTTAGAAAGAGAATGATAAAAAGATTAAAAGTTTATTGTGGAGTGAAACATCCTTATGAATCTCAAAATCTGAAGAAATTGGAGGTAAGCTAA
- a CDS encoding T9SS type A sorting domain-containing protein, which produces MFVRLKSTRFFFIIVLLMFFSTLVAGPKRFSRNDESIDRLGLYSEFLLSFKTREVDSLNCTLVGGWFTGPGYAVCVFDTLAYIGAGFHMKILDVKDSTNPVLIGEIRLPNIIIYDIFVQDNLAFVADGPDGLRIIDVSNPYSPKEVGFYETPGLVYGVWIQDSFAYIANSDRGLRIINISDPSSPKEVGSCETPVWASEVWVDSNLAYVVDRWNGLRIINISNPSSPKEVGSFYTDGDANAVYIQNTLAYLGTSDGLHIINVSDTSSIVEIGFYDLNTQNYYVSSVWVKDTLAYLAISSDISGADSCRVQILNVADPESIKEVGLYFTPGRAVAVQVKGNLAYVEYFGNFPEYLEGLLTLNVSDPSLPFETSRYGMGGINTGVWVKDSFAYLTNHSRGLRIINLSNPTTSSEAGWFDTPGSAIDVWVQDSFAYVADWDSGLRIINISEPSSPYEVGSYNTPGHANDVYVRDTLAYIADWDNGLRIINISHPSIPTEIGSCNIPEWAFGVWVQDNIAYVADGETGLHIIDASTPSSPTEITNIPGEYYAVFVKDTLAYLAGENLDIMDISEPSSPVKIGSYTLQSEWGKKGIWVKDNLSFVADGESGLRIIDVSNPSSPVEVGHYNLSWECHAYDVYVKDSLIYVPYNRLGLYIFKYTGPYSNIEETPIKKDEFNITGISGTMEIKYSVPEENEKVKIEIFNILGQRIACPINRVQTKGNYTINWKEKTGIYFVRIEIGEKVYKQKVLLLK; this is translated from the coding sequence ATGTTTGTCAGATTAAAATCTACGAGATTTTTCTTTATTATTGTATTGCTTATGTTTTTTTCTACCCTAGTTGCCGGACCAAAAAGGTTTTCCAGAAATGATGAGTCAATAGATAGGCTTGGGTTATACTCTGAATTTTTATTGTCCTTCAAAACAAGGGAGGTGGATTCTCTTAATTGCACTTTGGTTGGTGGTTGGTTTACTGGACCTGGATATGCAGTGTGTGTTTTTGATACTCTTGCCTATATAGGAGCAGGTTTTCATATGAAGATATTGGATGTAAAAGACTCTACAAATCCAGTTCTTATCGGAGAAATCAGATTACCGAATATTATTATTTACGATATTTTTGTTCAAGATAATCTCGCCTTTGTAGCGGATGGTCCAGATGGTCTCCGTATAATTGATGTCTCCAACCCTTACTCCCCAAAAGAAGTAGGTTTTTATGAGACACCTGGTTTGGTTTACGGTGTCTGGATTCAGGATTCCTTTGCGTATATTGCGAATTCTGACAGAGGACTTCGTATAATAAATATATCCGACCCTTCTTCTCCAAAAGAGGTTGGTTCCTGCGAGACACCTGTATGGGCCTCGGAAGTATGGGTAGATTCGAATCTTGCTTATGTTGTTGATAGGTGGAATGGATTAAGGATAATCAATATCTCTAACCCTTCTTCTCCAAAAGAAGTTGGTTCTTTTTACACTGATGGTGATGCCAACGCCGTATATATTCAGAATACGCTTGCGTATTTAGGAACTTCAGATGGCTTACACATAATAAATGTATCCGATACCTCATCCATAGTTGAGATTGGATTCTATGATTTAAATACCCAGAACTATTATGTGAGTAGTGTATGGGTCAAAGATACCCTTGCTTATCTCGCAATTAGTTCGGACATTTCTGGAGCTGATTCGTGTAGAGTGCAAATATTGAATGTGGCTGACCCTGAATCTATAAAGGAGGTTGGCTTATATTTTACTCCCGGTAGAGCAGTTGCTGTCCAAGTAAAAGGTAATCTTGCCTATGTCGAATATTTCGGGAATTTTCCGGAATATCTAGAGGGTCTTCTCACACTCAATGTATCCGACCCTTCGTTACCTTTTGAAACCAGTAGATACGGAATGGGCGGTATTAACACGGGTGTATGGGTCAAGGATTCTTTTGCTTATCTTACCAATCATTCAAGAGGACTCAGAATAATCAATTTATCTAACCCTACAACTTCAAGTGAAGCAGGCTGGTTTGATACACCTGGTAGTGCTATAGATGTTTGGGTCCAGGATTCATTTGCCTATGTGGCTGATTGGGACAGCGGCCTGAGGATAATCAATATCTCGGAGCCTTCATCTCCTTACGAGGTTGGCTCTTATAACACTCCGGGTCATGCTAACGATGTTTATGTTAGGGATACACTTGCATATATCGCTGATTGGGATAATGGACTTAGGATAATCAATATATCTCATCCTTCTATTCCAACTGAAATTGGTTCTTGTAATATCCCAGAATGGGCTTTTGGTGTTTGGGTTCAAGATAATATTGCTTATGTAGCCGATGGTGAAACCGGTCTTCATATAATAGATGCATCCACTCCTTCTTCACCGACTGAAATTACAAATATTCCGGGTGAATATTATGCTGTTTTCGTCAAGGATACGCTCGCCTATCTTGCTGGAGAGAATCTTGACATAATGGATATTTCCGAACCTTCTTCACCAGTTAAAATTGGTTCTTATACTCTACAGTCTGAATGGGGGAAAAAAGGAATATGGGTTAAGGATAACCTTTCCTTTGTAGCTGATGGTGAAAGTGGCCTTCGTATAATCGATGTTTCCAATCCTTCTTCTCCTGTGGAAGTTGGACATTACAATCTTTCCTGGGAATGTCATGCTTACGATGTATATGTTAAGGATAGTCTTATTTATGTCCCTTATAATAGACTTGGCCTTTATATCTTCAAATACACAGGACCCTACAGCAACATTGAGGAAACCCCAATCAAAAAAGACGAATTCAACATAACAGGTATTAGTGGAACGATGGAAATCAAATATTCGGTTCCTGAAGAAAATGAAAAAGTAAAAATAGAAATTTTCAACATTCTCGGTCAGAGGATTGCATGCCCGATTAACAGGGTTCAAACAAAGGGAAATTACACGATAAACTGGAAGGAGAAAACAGGAATATATTTTGTGAGGATCGAAATAGGAGAAAAGGTATACAAGCAAAAAGTCTTACTCCTAAAGTGA
- the pyrH gene encoding UMP kinase: protein MEKNPKYKRVLIKLSGEFLKDKEEALSFQKLNSIVSEIKYLHSKKVEMGVVIGGGNILRGLEGREKFGVSQEDLDEIGMIATLVNGSLISLFLKKMGIPAVVLSSIPISPSIGEIYNKRKARELLEESYVLIFVGGTGNPYFTTDTAAVLRALQIEADILLKVTNVDGVYDKDPNKFPEAKFYKEITYKEALERGLEIMDLTAFSLAREYKLPIVVFNGEKKDNLKSVIMGKEIGTIVKGG, encoded by the coding sequence TTGGAGAAGAATCCAAAGTATAAAAGGGTCCTTATAAAGTTAAGTGGAGAGTTTCTGAAAGATAAAGAAGAAGCTCTTAGTTTCCAAAAGTTAAACTCGATCGTTTCTGAAATAAAATACTTGCACAGTAAGAAAGTAGAAATGGGAGTTGTGATTGGAGGAGGGAATATCCTTAGGGGATTAGAAGGTAGAGAAAAATTTGGAGTATCTCAAGAAGATTTAGATGAGATAGGAATGATTGCTACTTTAGTAAATGGTAGTCTGATTTCTTTGTTTCTCAAAAAAATGGGAATTCCAGCTGTTGTTTTATCTAGTATTCCAATTTCTCCTTCTATTGGTGAGATATATAATAAGAGAAAAGCGAGAGAACTATTAGAAGAATCATACGTTCTTATTTTTGTTGGAGGTACAGGAAACCCTTATTTTACAACAGATACAGCTGCTGTTCTTCGTGCTTTACAAATCGAGGCTGATATTTTATTAAAAGTAACAAATGTAGATGGAGTATATGATAAAGATCCGAATAAATTTCCCGAAGCTAAATTTTATAAGGAAATAACTTATAAGGAAGCGTTGGAACGAGGTTTAGAAATAATGGATTTAACTGCATTCTCTTTAGCGAGAGAATATAAGTTACCTATAGTTGTATTTAATGGGGAAAAAAAAGATAATTTAAAGTCCGTAATTATGGGTAAAGAAATAGGAACTATCGTTAAAGGAGGATAA
- the frr gene encoding ribosome recycling factor codes for MDVVLKKQMVEKMEKTLSIVSEEFASIKTGRASPALLEGIKVDYYGTKVPINQLASITVPEPHLIVIHPFDEKAIDNIEKAIVASELGLNPSNDGSVLRIPIPPLTDERREELKKLIHRLAENGRVSLRNIRRDFIKIVQDMEKEKKISKDDELRYKEEIQKITDHFSEKINELLKKKEKEIFDE; via the coding sequence ATGGATGTGGTTTTGAAAAAACAAATGGTTGAAAAAATGGAGAAAACTCTTTCTATTGTTTCAGAAGAATTTGCAAGCATCAAAACAGGTAGAGCTTCTCCAGCTCTTTTAGAAGGAATAAAAGTAGATTATTATGGGACTAAAGTTCCTATAAATCAACTCGCTTCAATTACAGTGCCTGAACCCCATCTTATTGTGATTCATCCCTTTGATGAAAAAGCAATAGATAATATTGAGAAAGCTATTGTAGCTTCGGAGTTAGGTCTAAATCCTTCTAATGATGGTTCGGTTCTTCGTATTCCAATTCCTCCACTTACAGATGAAAGAAGAGAAGAGTTGAAAAAGCTTATTCACCGACTCGCAGAGAATGGAAGGGTTTCTCTTAGAAATATAAGAAGAGATTTTATAAAGATTGTTCAGGATATGGAGAAAGAGAAAAAGATTTCAAAAGACGATGAGTTAAGATACAAAGAAGAAATTCAAAAAATTACAGATCACTTTTCAGAAAAAATTAATGAGCTTTTAAAGAAGAAAGAAAAAGAAATTTTCGATGAATAG
- the uppS gene encoding polyprenyl diphosphate synthase, whose protein sequence is MNRKIPLHIAIVMDGNGRWAKEKGLPRLQGHLAGVNTVRRVIQYCFEFNVKYLTLFAFSRENWERPKEEVEGLMKLFSKVIKEEVKELKKNRIRVRFIGNIQELPIEIKESTMWIQEQTKNSDRLDLIIAFNYSGRSEIVEAVNKAVERGEKVTEESFRNFLFLPDVPDPDLFIRTSGELRISNFLLYQIAYSELFFTETLWPDFSKEDFIRAIRSYQKRERRFGAIREN, encoded by the coding sequence ATGAATAGAAAAATTCCCTTACATATTGCAATTGTAATGGATGGAAATGGGAGATGGGCAAAAGAGAAAGGTCTCCCTCGTCTACAAGGTCATTTAGCAGGAGTAAATACTGTTAGGAGGGTTATTCAATACTGCTTTGAGTTTAATGTTAAGTATCTAACTTTATTTGCTTTCTCAAGGGAAAATTGGGAAAGGCCAAAAGAAGAAGTTGAAGGGCTAATGAAGCTTTTTTCTAAGGTAATAAAAGAGGAAGTGAAAGAGTTGAAGAAGAATAGAATCAGAGTTAGATTTATTGGGAATATTCAAGAACTACCTATAGAGATAAAAGAATCGACAATGTGGATTCAGGAGCAAACAAAAAACTCTGATAGATTGGATCTTATAATCGCCTTTAATTATAGTGGGAGATCAGAAATAGTGGAAGCTGTAAATAAAGCTGTAGAAAGAGGCGAAAAGGTAACAGAAGAAAGTTTTAGAAACTTCTTATTTCTACCAGATGTTCCTGACCCTGACTTATTTATAAGAACAAGTGGAGAACTTAGAATTTCAAACTTTTTGCTTTATCAGATAGCGTATTCTGAATTGTTTTTTACTGAGACCCTTTGGCCAGACTTTAGTAAAGAAGATTTTATTCGGGCAATAAGGTCTTATCAAAAGAGGGAAAGAAGATTCGGAGCAATTCGAGAGAATTAG
- the dxr gene encoding 1-deoxy-D-xylulose-5-phosphate reductoisomerase has translation MKNVAIFGSTGSIGTNTLKVIKNLKDYRVIALLCGDNISLLSKQADEFHPEFVGSLFERNREELQRRFKNKFKVIVGEEASFLYEKEDVDIIVIATAGVSSYSSLIKGLKRKKRICTANKETLVAFSSLLKVELKNLPGELVPIDSEHSAIYQVLSTSDKNNLRKVIITASGGPFYNKKNLDRITPQDALRHPTWKMGRKVTIDSATLMNKGFEIIEASVLFCLEPEEIEVIIHPESIIHGMVEFKDGSIIAQLSVPDMKIPIQFALTSPLRREAFFKRLDFRNIKSLTFKKLDEKRFPLIPLSYRVLEEGGTLPAVLVGADEVAVERFLRKEIPFKKITEIILKVTESHQNNRNPKEEEIIEAFKWAQEEARRIK, from the coding sequence ATGAAAAATGTTGCAATATTTGGATCAACAGGTTCTATAGGAACTAACACTCTTAAAGTAATAAAAAACCTTAAAGATTATAGAGTAATTGCTTTACTTTGTGGAGATAATATCTCTTTGCTTTCCAAACAAGCAGATGAGTTTCACCCAGAATTTGTGGGAAGCTTATTTGAGAGAAATAGAGAGGAACTACAAAGAAGATTTAAAAATAAATTTAAGGTGATTGTTGGAGAAGAAGCTTCTTTTTTATACGAAAAAGAAGATGTGGATATAATAGTAATAGCTACAGCTGGTGTATCTTCTTATTCTTCTCTTATAAAAGGGTTGAAAAGAAAAAAAAGAATTTGCACTGCAAATAAAGAGACATTGGTAGCTTTTTCTTCTCTTCTTAAGGTCGAATTGAAGAATTTACCTGGAGAATTAGTTCCAATTGATAGCGAACATTCAGCAATATATCAAGTGCTTTCTACCTCAGATAAAAATAATTTAAGAAAAGTAATAATAACAGCTTCAGGAGGCCCTTTTTATAACAAAAAGAACCTGGATAGGATAACTCCTCAAGATGCTCTTAGACATCCTACTTGGAAGATGGGGAGAAAAGTTACAATTGATTCAGCAACCCTAATGAATAAAGGTTTTGAGATTATTGAAGCTTCGGTTCTTTTCTGTCTTGAGCCAGAGGAAATTGAAGTTATAATTCATCCTGAGTCTATAATCCACGGTATGGTAGAATTTAAGGATGGTTCAATAATTGCTCAATTATCTGTTCCTGATATGAAGATCCCAATCCAATTTGCCTTAACCTCTCCTTTAAGAAGAGAAGCCTTTTTTAAGAGGCTTGATTTTAGGAACATAAAATCTTTAACTTTTAAAAAATTAGATGAAAAGCGATTTCCTTTAATACCTTTAAGTTATAGAGTTTTGGAAGAAGGAGGAACTTTACCAGCGGTCCTTGTGGGAGCAGATGAGGTCGCTGTAGAGAGATTTTTAAGGAAGGAAATTCCTTTTAAAAAAATTACGGAGATAATTCTTAAGGTCACAGAATCTCATCAGAATAATAGAAATCCAAAGGAGGAAGAAATTATAGAGGCGTTCAAATGGGCTCAAGAAGAAGCAAGGAGGATTAAATAG
- the rseP gene encoding RIP metalloprotease RseP, whose amino-acid sequence MFLGVVVGILILSVMVFVHEFAHLIIAKLASMNAPIFSIGLGPKLFSFLRWGETEFRVSLIPFGGYVEIKGMNPEEMKGEEDEFYSKNFFLKSAVAFSGPFANFVFGFLVFVSVIFFNGIEAPSTTAIKKVNKESNLLPGDKILKVDEKEVKNWYELTEKLRKNSKVFLVRESKEIEVSVDSLILDSLEPFVPPCVGNVLSGFPAEKAGIKEGDWILRIQDREINSWEDITEVIHPAFGETLNIVFLRKEDTLKASVVPEPQKTIEGDSIVNIGVIGIESSTDRVNVPFYKAFIFGWRQTYNTALWGCRTISFLFKKKISPKEVSGPLGIVIITKKTIDRGFVRLLMLVGVITINLAIINLIPIPPLDGFHIAMSLVTFNSKKPPSKKILKIIQGIGTFILVALMILILFNDIIKFIQRQF is encoded by the coding sequence ATGTTCCTTGGAGTAGTAGTTGGAATTCTTATATTGAGTGTAATGGTTTTTGTCCACGAATTCGCACATTTAATAATTGCAAAACTTGCTTCAATGAATGCTCCTATCTTTTCAATTGGGCTTGGCCCAAAATTATTTTCTTTTTTAAGATGGGGGGAAACAGAATTTAGAGTTTCTCTCATACCTTTTGGAGGTTATGTTGAAATAAAGGGTATGAATCCTGAGGAAATGAAGGGAGAAGAGGATGAATTTTATTCAAAGAATTTCTTTTTAAAGAGTGCAGTTGCCTTCTCAGGACCTTTTGCCAATTTTGTTTTCGGTTTTTTAGTTTTTGTTTCTGTGATATTTTTTAATGGAATAGAAGCTCCTTCAACAACTGCAATAAAAAAGGTGAATAAGGAAAGTAATCTTTTACCTGGGGATAAAATTTTAAAAGTGGATGAGAAAGAAGTAAAAAACTGGTATGAATTGACGGAAAAGTTGAGAAAAAATTCTAAGGTTTTTTTAGTTAGAGAAAGTAAAGAAATTGAGGTTTCTGTTGATTCCTTAATTCTTGATTCTTTGGAACCTTTTGTTCCCCCTTGTGTAGGTAATGTCCTTAGCGGCTTTCCAGCAGAAAAGGCAGGAATAAAAGAAGGAGATTGGATATTAAGAATTCAAGATAGAGAAATAAATAGTTGGGAAGACATAACAGAAGTGATTCATCCAGCTTTTGGGGAAACACTTAATATCGTTTTTCTTAGGAAAGAAGACACTCTAAAAGCCTCAGTGGTTCCAGAGCCGCAAAAAACCATTGAAGGTGATTCAATAGTTAATATAGGAGTTATTGGAATAGAGTCTTCTACTGATAGGGTAAACGTTCCTTTTTATAAAGCGTTTATTTTTGGTTGGAGGCAAACTTATAATACAGCTTTATGGGGTTGTCGAACTATTTCTTTTTTGTTTAAGAAAAAGATTTCTCCAAAGGAAGTTTCTGGTCCATTGGGAATAGTAATAATTACCAAAAAAACAATAGATCGTGGTTTTGTGAGACTTTTGATGTTAGTTGGAGTTATTACTATTAACCTTGCAATAATAAATTTAATTCCAATCCCTCCCTTGGATGGTTTTCATATTGCTATGTCTTTAGTAACTTTTAATTCAAAAAAACCTCCTTCTAAGAAAATTCTTAAGATTATCCAAGGGATTGGCACTTTTATCCTGGTAGCTCTAATGATTTTAATATTGTTTAATGATATAATTAAATTTATTCAACGCCAATTTTAA
- a CDS encoding helix-turn-helix domain-containing protein has translation MNKVKIRFEMVKNPKEESIGDIARIFNTGRPTVYKWLKI, from the coding sequence TTGAATAAGGTAAAAATTCGTTTTGAGATGGTAAAAAATCCGAAAGAAGAGTCTATAGGAGATATAGCTCGTATTTTTAATACAGGAAGACCCACCGTTTACAAATGGCTTAAAATTTGA